The following are encoded in a window of Bacillota bacterium genomic DNA:
- a CDS encoding 2-hydroxyglutaryl-CoA dehydratase — protein MRSEALYLGLDVGSVSTNVVVINEAGKLLAKKYLRTQGQPIKAIREGLSAIGSSFDNAQIKGVGTTGSGRRLAGIIVGADVVKNEITAHAVATSMSVPGVKTVLEIGGQDSKIILLENGVIRDFAMNTVCAAGTGSFLDQQAARLGIPISEFGALALKAKAPVRIAGRCTVFAESDMIHKQQTGHSIEDIIAGLCDAMVRNYLNSVGKGKDLRPVIAFQGGVAANIGMRYAFERALGQEVVVPEHFDVMGALGAALLAKEEVRKTQTRTRFRVFDAVEHRYESRSFECQDCANACEVVVVLMDGDPVATWGSKCGKWESTKQELPIAR, from the coding sequence ATGAGGTCAGAGGCGCTATATCTAGGATTGGATGTGGGTTCGGTAAGTACCAATGTGGTTGTGATAAACGAAGCAGGCAAGTTGCTGGCGAAAAAATACCTCCGCACCCAAGGTCAGCCCATTAAGGCTATCCGAGAGGGACTGAGTGCCATTGGGAGCAGCTTTGACAATGCTCAAATCAAGGGTGTGGGGACAACGGGTAGTGGGCGCCGCCTGGCGGGGATTATTGTGGGGGCCGATGTCGTCAAGAACGAAATTACTGCCCACGCGGTGGCCACATCGATGAGTGTTCCCGGAGTGAAGACAGTGCTTGAAATCGGGGGACAGGACTCGAAGATTATCCTCTTGGAAAATGGAGTGATTCGGGACTTTGCGATGAATACCGTATGTGCCGCGGGAACAGGTTCCTTTCTCGACCAACAGGCTGCCAGGCTGGGAATTCCCATTTCTGAGTTTGGTGCCCTGGCGCTCAAGGCAAAGGCTCCTGTCCGCATTGCCGGCCGGTGCACGGTATTTGCGGAATCAGACATGATTCATAAGCAGCAGACAGGACACAGTATTGAAGATATCATCGCCGGGCTGTGCGATGCCATGGTGCGCAATTACCTCAATAGTGTTGGTAAGGGCAAAGACCTGCGTCCAGTAATCGCCTTTCAAGGTGGGGTTGCGGCCAACATTGGGATGCGGTATGCCTTTGAGCGAGCCCTAGGTCAAGAAGTGGTAGTCCCCGAACACTTCGATGTGATGGGAGCTTTGGGAGCAGCCCTACTGGCTAAGGAAGAGGTGAGAAAGACTCAGACAAGGACAAGATTTCGGGTTTTTGATGCAGTGGAACACCGTTATGAATCCCGCAGCTTTGAATGTCAGGATTGCGCCAATGCCTGTGAAGTTGTGGTGGTGTTGATGGACGGTGACCCGGTAGCAACCTGGGGTTCGAAATGTGGCAAATGGGAATCAACGAAGCAGGAACTTCCCATTGCCCGCTAG
- the scpB gene encoding SMC-Scp complex subunit ScpB codes for MTLEEAKAALEAMLFSLSRPLSAQQLAETLDIEVGTVEGLLDQLAQQYRQEHHGIQLYTLAGGYVLGTKPEYSRYVRHLHEPVIRGGLSQAALETLAVIAYKQPCTKTDIEMIRGVNVDSAVNSLLSRELITEVGRKDAPGRPILYGTTEEFLVSFGINHLDDLPQLPEKTLLQLEEIEAAATGEE; via the coding sequence ATGACATTGGAAGAAGCGAAGGCGGCTCTGGAAGCGATGCTCTTTTCTTTATCGCGACCGCTGTCAGCCCAGCAATTGGCTGAAACACTGGATATAGAAGTGGGTACCGTGGAGGGTTTGCTTGACCAGCTGGCCCAGCAGTATCGGCAGGAACACCACGGCATCCAGTTGTATACCCTGGCCGGCGGATATGTCTTAGGGACGAAGCCGGAATACAGTCGGTATGTGCGGCATCTTCACGAGCCGGTGATTCGAGGGGGATTATCCCAAGCTGCACTGGAAACCCTAGCGGTAATCGCTTACAAGCAACCCTGCACCAAGACCGACATTGAAATGATTCGGGGCGTGAATGTCGACTCGGCGGTGAATTCCCTCCTCAGTCGAGAATTGATCACCGAGGTGGGCCGCAAAGATGCTCCTGGTCGTCCGATCTTATATGGGACCACCGAGGAGTTCTTGGTGTCCTTTGGGATTAACCATCTCGATGATCTGCCACAGCTTCCCGAGAAAACCCTCCTTCAGCTAGAGGAGATTGAGGCGGCAGCCACCGGTGAGGAGTAG
- a CDS encoding DUF2953 domain-containing protein gives MPWLIGLAGLILLAFFVPIWIGFQYSKDGSQDELKLILQLWPAGKVTGRNQVIDGWLGKLSRRLRATFVLHGPAEGSQEKAPGQTHQPRDAGSGVEDIIASFNWAVDLMRRFLQGELGHGDGGLPPWAALATAGLGRIRYCEEFQWNTKLGTGGAAGTAIAAGSLWGLKGSLMALVAGHVEFSHPPQIQVTPDFAASGLQTFLHCIFRIRIGHAIIVGLRSVINAASAKGVRIVGQQKRTSSSH, from the coding sequence ATGCCATGGTTGATAGGATTAGCGGGATTAATCTTGCTGGCTTTTTTTGTGCCAATTTGGATTGGATTTCAGTACAGCAAAGACGGCAGCCAGGATGAGCTCAAGCTGATTCTGCAACTATGGCCCGCGGGCAAAGTCACCGGCAGGAACCAAGTTATTGATGGATGGCTGGGCAAACTGTCTCGCCGGCTAAGGGCTACCTTTGTCCTTCACGGTCCCGCTGAAGGATCCCAGGAAAAGGCCCCAGGGCAAACCCATCAGCCTCGGGATGCAGGATCCGGTGTAGAGGATATCATCGCCAGCTTCAACTGGGCTGTAGACCTTATGCGTCGCTTTCTCCAGGGGGAGTTGGGCCATGGAGACGGAGGCTTGCCCCCTTGGGCTGCACTGGCCACTGCCGGGCTTGGAAGGATTCGATACTGCGAGGAATTCCAGTGGAACACCAAGCTGGGAACGGGAGGAGCTGCTGGGACCGCCATAGCTGCCGGGAGCCTGTGGGGGCTAAAAGGGAGTCTAATGGCCCTGGTGGCTGGTCACGTGGAATTTAGCCATCCTCCCCAGATTCAGGTCACGCCGGACTTTGCCGCCTCGGGACTTCAGACTTTCCTCCATTGCATATTCCGGATCCGCATCGGTCATGCTATCATTGTCGGACTGCGTAGTGTGATTAATGCAGCCAGCGCGAAGGGGGTTAGGATCGTTGGACAGCAAAAACGGACGTCATCATCCCATTGA
- a CDS encoding spore germination protein, giving the protein MEIQRTLKENLELLRPKLGIDSSFDVMLREFLIGQTPAAMLYLDGFIQSQVTSRVLEHLMKLTREDILPNPIEKLIQSHIPYFEVATIDNLESCVDEVLAGQAVLLLDGCTRAIAIDLRQYPNRSIDEPDLERVTRGSHDGFVETALFNVNMIRRRLRDPGLRFEAVRVGRRSKTDVFIGYVNDIANLEWVNHTRELLQSIDTVSLTMGAKTLEGYLVRSKLNPFPTVRYTERPDVVVAHLLEGHIVLLTDTTPTAMLFPASAWHFTQHAEEYFQNPTVGTYLKWVRFLAILVAFLMTPLWFLLAANPQLRPEWLQWLGPRTGSEIPLFLQLVILELAIDLTRMAFIHTPSALASSLGLVAAILLGDFAVQVGLFVPEAILYQATSAIGFFALPNYEFSLALRIFKILTLILTGFFGLYGFLGGIGFTLAVMGATRSLDLPYLWPLIPFDWVALKRLILRYPIPEVTRRPKRLKTQDEDLA; this is encoded by the coding sequence ATGGAAATTCAACGGACACTCAAGGAAAATCTGGAGCTCCTCAGACCAAAGCTGGGAATTGACAGCAGCTTTGATGTGATGCTGAGAGAGTTTCTTATCGGTCAAACTCCCGCGGCTATGCTGTACTTGGATGGTTTTATCCAAAGCCAGGTCACCTCAAGGGTGTTGGAGCACCTGATGAAGCTGACCCGCGAGGATATCCTCCCCAACCCTATCGAAAAGCTCATCCAATCCCATATTCCCTATTTTGAAGTAGCCACCATAGACAATCTGGAAAGCTGCGTCGATGAGGTGTTGGCAGGACAAGCTGTCTTGTTGCTCGATGGCTGCACCCGCGCCATCGCCATAGATCTTCGCCAGTATCCAAATCGAAGTATCGACGAGCCGGACTTAGAGCGGGTCACCCGGGGCTCCCATGATGGATTTGTGGAGACCGCCCTATTCAATGTCAACATGATTCGCCGGAGACTGCGGGATCCAGGGTTGCGTTTTGAAGCCGTTAGGGTTGGGCGGCGCTCCAAGACCGATGTGTTTATTGGTTATGTTAATGACATTGCCAACCTAGAATGGGTCAACCACACCCGAGAGCTTTTGCAAAGCATCGATACTGTCTCCCTGACCATGGGGGCCAAGACCTTAGAAGGATACTTGGTCAGAAGCAAACTGAATCCCTTTCCCACGGTACGTTATACCGAACGGCCTGACGTGGTGGTGGCCCATCTTCTCGAGGGGCACATTGTCCTGTTGACCGATACCACGCCTACGGCGATGCTCTTCCCCGCCAGTGCCTGGCACTTTACTCAACACGCGGAGGAGTATTTCCAGAATCCCACGGTGGGAACCTATCTCAAGTGGGTCCGTTTTCTTGCTATTTTGGTGGCCTTTCTAATGACTCCGCTCTGGTTCTTGCTGGCCGCTAACCCCCAACTGCGTCCAGAGTGGTTGCAGTGGCTGGGCCCTCGGACAGGAAGTGAAATCCCGCTGTTCCTACAGCTGGTGATTCTCGAGCTTGCCATCGATCTAACCCGCATGGCCTTTATCCATACGCCTTCGGCTCTGGCCAGTTCCCTAGGGTTGGTGGCGGCCATTTTGTTGGGGGATTTCGCCGTACAGGTGGGGTTGTTTGTTCCTGAGGCCATATTGTATCAAGCCACCAGTGCAATCGGCTTTTTTGCCCTGCCAAACTATGAGTTCTCCTTGGCCCTTCGGATCTTCAAAATCCTGACGCTAATTCTCACCGGGTTTTTCGGCTTATATGGCTTTCTAGGAGGAATTGGGTTCACCTTGGCGGTGATGGGGGCAACCCGATCCTTGGACCTGCCCTATTTGTGGCCCTTAATTCCCTTTGATTGGGTTGCACTGAAGCGTCTCATTCTTCGATATCCCATTCCTGAGGTGACCAGACGTCCTAAGCGGCTCAAGACCCAGGATGAGGACCTAGCCTGA
- the lysA gene encoding diaminopimelate decarboxylase, which translates to MQLQGTIQVDTNGHLVVGGCDTVELAAEFGTPLYVIDEARLRQMARRYRSSFNNYYPDTKVAYAGKAMLTLAICKIIESEGLYLDVVSGGELYTAIKADFPMEKILFHGNNKSTDELALALDHRVGRIVVDNFYELQLLAQLAADRDQVVDVLLRISPGVEAHTHSYIQTGQLDSKFGFAIAHDVALKAVELALKSSHLNLKGIHCHIGSQIFDISSFVPTVERMLGLVKDIAQTFNYPVSEVDLGGGLGIRYQQGDTPVGPEALAQLIATEVDRVSSDLGIPRPTLIVEPGRSIVGEAGLTLYTVGSIKDIPGIRRYVAVDGGMNDNPRVALYQARYEAVVANRMHAAKEATVSIAGKCCESGDMLIHDIELPHLHPGDILAVFSTGAYNYSMASNYNRLPRPAVVLVSNGQADLIVKRETYEDLIRLDLIPQRLQKDSAVTTGRE; encoded by the coding sequence ATGCAGTTGCAGGGTACGATACAGGTAGATACTAATGGTCATCTGGTGGTCGGCGGATGCGATACTGTAGAACTAGCTGCTGAGTTTGGCACTCCGTTATATGTGATTGACGAAGCCCGGTTGCGCCAGATGGCCCGGCGTTATAGAAGCAGTTTCAACAATTACTACCCTGATACCAAGGTTGCCTATGCCGGCAAGGCGATGCTGACCTTGGCGATCTGTAAAATCATTGAGTCGGAAGGACTCTATCTCGATGTGGTGTCCGGGGGAGAGTTGTATACCGCGATTAAAGCAGATTTTCCCATGGAGAAAATTCTCTTTCACGGCAACAACAAGTCCACCGATGAGCTTGCCTTGGCTCTAGATCATCGTGTGGGCCGCATCGTTGTTGATAACTTCTATGAACTACAGTTGTTAGCCCAGTTGGCCGCGGACCGAGATCAAGTTGTCGATGTGTTGCTTCGGATTAGTCCAGGGGTGGAAGCCCATACTCACTCCTATATTCAAACGGGACAGCTGGACTCAAAGTTCGGTTTTGCCATTGCCCACGATGTGGCCCTCAAGGCCGTTGAGCTGGCCCTAAAGTCTTCACACCTCAACCTCAAAGGGATTCATTGTCACATTGGCTCCCAGATCTTTGATATCAGCTCCTTTGTTCCCACGGTGGAGCGGATGCTGGGCCTAGTGAAGGACATCGCGCAGACATTTAACTATCCAGTTTCCGAGGTGGACCTGGGGGGAGGTTTGGGAATTCGGTATCAGCAAGGTGACACTCCCGTAGGTCCTGAGGCTTTGGCTCAACTGATTGCAACGGAAGTAGATCGAGTTAGTAGTGACTTGGGTATCCCCAGGCCCACATTGATTGTGGAACCGGGGCGTTCTATTGTAGGGGAAGCAGGACTAACCCTATATACAGTGGGCTCCATTAAGGACATTCCCGGAATCCGACGCTATGTGGCCGTCGATGGGGGAATGAACGACAACCCCCGGGTGGCTCTCTACCAGGCCAGATATGAAGCCGTTGTGGCCAATCGGATGCATGCAGCCAAGGAGGCGACGGTGTCCATTGCCGGCAAGTGCTGTGAGTCCGGGGACATGTTGATCCACGACATCGAACTTCCCCACCTACACCCCGGCGATATCTTGGCGGTTTTTTCCACCGGAGCTTACAATTATTCCATGGCCTCAAACTACAACCGTCTCCCGCGCCCGGCGGTGGTCTTGGTCAGTAACGGGCAAGCCGACCTGATCGTCAAACGAGAGACCTATGAGGATTTGATCCGGTTGGATCTGATTCCTCAGCGGCTCCAGAAGGACTCGGCTGTCACTACCGGAAGGGAGTAG
- a CDS encoding CoA protein activase, translated as MKCTFPHMGNIYIPIKALLQELGYEVIVPPPCTEETLNIGVALAPETACLPLKVPVGNFIEAQRLGAEVAIMAGGVGPCRFGFYGQVQREILRDLNIDLDVIILEPPQGDWNRFWRQVQLVRRDQPWSAVARALRISWHKFQALDVLETAARQARPVAANPRQVDAALSRALQRLDQAQTVAKVKEAVALGVDRITGLKVPGRKPRLRIALVGEIYTLLEPFVNLDVEKLLGRHRVLVEKKVQIGDWVKHHLLLAPLQPRQQNQMARIAKGYLSGPVGGHGLESVAHALEFARQGVDGILHLLPFTCMPEIVAQSALAQVSKDLGLPIMTLVLDEQTGEAGFHTRIEAFLDLLSRRQQGEPGVAAR; from the coding sequence GTGAAATGCACTTTTCCGCACATGGGTAATATCTACATTCCCATCAAGGCTTTGTTGCAGGAGTTGGGATATGAGGTGATAGTTCCTCCCCCTTGCACAGAGGAAACTCTGAACATCGGGGTAGCCTTGGCTCCGGAGACCGCTTGTCTGCCCCTCAAGGTGCCCGTCGGCAATTTCATCGAAGCACAGCGACTGGGGGCTGAAGTCGCCATCATGGCCGGAGGTGTTGGTCCCTGTCGCTTCGGTTTTTATGGCCAAGTGCAAAGGGAAATCCTGCGGGATCTGAATATTGACCTCGACGTGATTATCCTGGAACCACCACAGGGGGACTGGAACAGGTTTTGGCGCCAGGTGCAGCTTGTGCGTCGAGACCAACCCTGGTCGGCGGTGGCTCGGGCGCTGCGAATTAGCTGGCACAAGTTTCAGGCCCTTGATGTACTAGAGACTGCGGCCCGACAGGCCCGTCCAGTGGCTGCGAATCCTCGGCAAGTGGACGCAGCCCTCTCCCGGGCTCTGCAGCGCCTCGATCAAGCCCAAACAGTGGCCAAGGTAAAGGAGGCAGTGGCCCTAGGGGTAGACAGGATAACTGGCCTAAAGGTGCCAGGACGAAAACCTCGACTGAGGATTGCCTTGGTGGGGGAAATTTACACCCTGCTGGAGCCCTTTGTCAATTTGGATGTGGAAAAGCTGCTGGGGCGTCATCGGGTATTGGTTGAAAAAAAGGTGCAGATCGGAGATTGGGTCAAACACCACTTACTACTAGCCCCCCTGCAGCCAAGGCAGCAGAACCAGATGGCTCGGATCGCCAAGGGTTACTTGTCCGGTCCCGTTGGGGGCCATGGCTTGGAGTCTGTAGCCCATGCCCTGGAGTTTGCCCGCCAAGGCGTTGATGGAATCCTGCATCTGTTACCCTTCACCTGCATGCCTGAGATTGTAGCCCAGAGTGCCTTGGCCCAGGTTAGCAAGGATCTCGGTCTTCCCATTATGACCTTGGTTTTGGACGAGCAGACGGGAGAGGCCGGTTTTCATACTCGCATCGAAGCATTTTTAGATCTGCTGTCTCGACGACAGCAAGGGGAACCGGGGGTGGCAGCGCGATGA
- a CDS encoding stage V sporulation protein AE → MHRSKVRVILVTDGDRTAQEAMEVAAQNIGGRCISASAIDNFAPDAKELLAMIKSAAGDPVVVMFDDQGEEGLGKGEQLLARVVSDPDIEVLGAIAVASNTEGVRGVEPDFSVTKDGDIVAGGVNKEGHPVESPLIKGDTVDVLRKLDIPIIVGLGDPGKMQFADAAATGAPATTVALQEILRRNGE, encoded by the coding sequence ATGCATCGGAGCAAGGTGAGAGTGATTTTGGTAACCGATGGAGACAGAACCGCGCAGGAAGCAATGGAAGTGGCAGCACAAAACATCGGTGGCCGGTGCATCAGTGCATCGGCCATTGATAACTTCGCTCCCGATGCCAAGGAGTTGTTGGCCATGATCAAGTCCGCGGCTGGGGATCCCGTAGTAGTTATGTTCGATGATCAAGGTGAGGAAGGTCTTGGAAAGGGAGAGCAACTCTTGGCCCGAGTTGTATCTGATCCTGATATTGAGGTACTGGGAGCCATCGCGGTGGCTTCGAATACAGAGGGGGTCCGGGGTGTAGAGCCGGATTTTTCTGTCACCAAGGATGGAGACATCGTCGCTGGTGGTGTTAACAAGGAGGGACATCCCGTTGAGAGCCCACTGATCAAGGGAGATACCGTCGATGTCTTGCGAAAACTGGATATTCCTATCATTGTGGGTTTGGGTGACCCTGGGAAAATGCAATTTGCCGATGCTGCCGCCACCGGAGCCCCGGCAACTACCGTTGCCCTACAGGAAATTCTGCGCCGTAATGGGGAATGA
- a CDS encoding SpoVA/SpoVAEb family sporulation membrane protein encodes MDFDYVVTEMRPKPNLLQNLLRAYLVGGAICMGAQAIMNFMLSLGLNQTQAGGRTAVILIFIGALLTGLGVYDQLARFGGAGSAVPITGFANTVVAPAMEFSREGYVLGMSAQLFTISGPVLVYGVLSAVISAGIKHMFGF; translated from the coding sequence ATGGACTTTGATTATGTCGTCACGGAAATGCGGCCAAAGCCCAACTTGCTGCAGAACCTACTGCGAGCCTATCTCGTCGGTGGTGCCATTTGTATGGGCGCTCAGGCAATCATGAACTTCATGTTGTCTCTCGGGCTCAATCAGACCCAGGCGGGAGGACGCACTGCCGTAATTCTAATTTTCATCGGTGCACTCCTGACGGGGCTTGGGGTGTACGATCAGTTGGCTAGATTTGGGGGAGCTGGTTCTGCAGTTCCCATCACGGGATTTGCCAACACGGTGGTAGCTCCAGCAATGGAGTTTTCCCGGGAAGGGTACGTGTTGGGCATGTCCGCCCAGCTCTTTACTATTTCTGGGCCGGTGTTGGTCTATGGAGTGCTCTCTGCAGTTATCTCCGCCGGAATCAAACACATGTTCGGTTTCTAG
- a CDS encoding segregation/condensation protein A — protein sequence MSYEVRLPVFEGPLDLLLHLLEREEVDIWDIPIVRITEQYLAYLRTMQELDLAVGGEFLVMAATLMQLKARTLLPGTSLIDEYDDDLDPIEELTMRLLEYRAFKEIAGVLGERAQYWNQIRFRPIAQQQLKPKYANPVGNSTVDTLWKCFQQMVADRADLLRVRQVQRREIDLQQTMEKIEGCLAQGPRTFSQMLPPQPTTAELVVHFLAVLELMRLGRLVAQQYGNFTDIHLQLCQVN from the coding sequence ATGTCCTACGAGGTGCGACTCCCGGTTTTTGAAGGTCCTCTAGATTTGCTACTGCATCTGCTGGAGCGAGAGGAAGTTGACATTTGGGACATTCCCATAGTGCGGATCACTGAGCAATACTTAGCTTATCTTCGTACCATGCAGGAGTTAGACTTGGCAGTGGGGGGAGAGTTCTTGGTGATGGCTGCTACCCTGATGCAGCTCAAGGCCCGAACCCTCTTGCCAGGCACATCCCTGATAGATGAATATGATGACGATCTGGACCCCATTGAAGAGCTGACGATGCGGTTATTGGAGTATCGGGCCTTCAAGGAAATTGCCGGGGTGTTGGGTGAAAGGGCGCAGTACTGGAACCAGATTAGGTTTCGCCCTATTGCCCAGCAACAGCTAAAACCCAAGTACGCAAATCCCGTGGGTAACAGTACCGTAGATACTCTCTGGAAGTGTTTTCAGCAAATGGTGGCTGATCGGGCGGATTTGCTCCGAGTTCGGCAAGTGCAGCGACGGGAAATCGATCTGCAGCAGACGATGGAGAAAATCGAGGGGTGTTTGGCCCAGGGACCCAGGACCTTTAGCCAAATGCTGCCGCCGCAGCCGACTACAGCGGAGCTGGTGGTTCACTTCCTTGCAGTGTTAGAATTGATGCGGCTGGGCAGATTGGTGGCTCAACAGTACGGTAACTTTACCGACATTCACTTGCAGTTATGCCAAGTCAACTAG
- a CDS encoding site-2 protease family protein, with translation MFSADFRTLILAVPAVLFAISIHEFGHGLAATWLGDPTPRVQGRLTLNPLAHLDIMGALMFILFRFGWAKPVMVNPYNLRPGPKKGMLLVGIAGPAANFITAWVCTLLWRHWPTMLFPFNVSMVAVTFLQINVIYNLSLAAFNLIPIPPLDGSKILFGFLPRRFYPVAVWLEQYGFFVLLLLLVTGMVGRLFLPIVSLLQRLLFYLT, from the coding sequence ATGTTCTCCGCGGATTTTAGGACCCTGATTCTAGCTGTTCCTGCTGTCCTATTTGCGATTTCCATCCATGAGTTTGGACATGGCTTGGCTGCCACCTGGTTAGGAGATCCTACCCCACGGGTACAGGGGCGGTTGACTCTCAATCCCTTGGCCCATCTGGATATTATGGGTGCACTGATGTTTATTTTGTTTCGCTTTGGATGGGCTAAGCCCGTAATGGTCAATCCCTACAACTTAAGACCGGGACCAAAGAAGGGGATGCTGTTGGTGGGGATTGCGGGACCGGCGGCTAATTTTATCACCGCCTGGGTTTGTACCCTACTGTGGCGCCATTGGCCCACAATGTTGTTCCCCTTTAACGTGTCGATGGTTGCCGTCACGTTTCTGCAGATCAACGTCATCTACAATCTGAGCTTAGCGGCCTTCAACTTGATTCCAATCCCTCCTTTAGATGGCTCTAAAATCCTCTTTGGATTTCTCCCCCGTAGGTTCTATCCCGTTGCTGTTTGGCTTGAGCAATACGGGTTTTTCGTCTTGCTCTTGCTGTTGGTGACGGGCATGGTGGGACGGCTATTTCTCCCGATTGTCAGCCTTCTCCAACGCCTCTTGTTTTATCTGACTTAG
- a CDS encoding phage holin family protein: MEWVGALVRLVVSALVLMFVGAILPGFEPLGFWNALLAAAVIAAVGWVVEATMGKNISPYSRGIVGFLVSAIIIWAAQYVVPDMSVSILGALLAAFVIGIIDLFVPTSIR, from the coding sequence ATGGAATGGGTTGGAGCGCTAGTCAGACTCGTTGTGTCTGCACTTGTATTAATGTTCGTAGGAGCCATCTTGCCGGGCTTTGAGCCCTTGGGATTCTGGAACGCCCTTCTGGCCGCCGCAGTTATTGCCGCGGTTGGATGGGTCGTTGAGGCGACTATGGGCAAGAATATTTCCCCGTATAGCCGGGGGATAGTTGGATTTCTGGTTTCGGCCATCATTATCTGGGCCGCCCAGTACGTCGTACCGGACATGTCGGTGAGCATTCTCGGAGCTTTGCTGGCTGCCTTTGTCATTGGAATCATCGACTTGTTTGTCCCCACCAGTATTCGCTGA
- the spoVAD gene encoding stage V sporulation protein AD, producing the protein MQQGKVGKQSISFGEGVGIKATVTVVGPMEAAGPLGQYFDHVLPDTRYGENCWEGTESKMLKEAFQTVINNALVPLEDVDLLVTSDLLDQLTASNYAVREIPINHLGVYSACAGFVEGVIVAGMALTGGFAKNAVVAVSSHHDAAERQYRFPTELGVQRPLWAQWTVTGAGAAFLEFPARDSLRVVRATIGRVVDYGVRDAYNMGSAMAPAAADTIQAHLRDFDLTADYYDLILTGDLGHVGLTVLRELLTRRGISIGRGLDDCGVMIYDRERQDVHSGGSGLGCAAAVFNSYIVKQFRQGRWKKVLLVATGALHSPVRVKQSESIPAIAHAIGVEVIGG; encoded by the coding sequence GTGCAACAGGGGAAAGTGGGCAAGCAGAGCATTAGTTTCGGTGAGGGAGTGGGAATCAAAGCTACAGTCACCGTGGTTGGTCCGATGGAAGCGGCCGGTCCATTGGGACAGTACTTTGATCACGTCTTGCCCGACACCAGATACGGCGAGAACTGTTGGGAAGGCACAGAGAGCAAGATGCTCAAAGAGGCTTTTCAGACGGTGATAAATAATGCTCTAGTCCCACTGGAGGATGTTGACCTGCTGGTGACCTCGGACCTGCTTGACCAGCTAACGGCATCGAACTATGCGGTACGGGAAATCCCAATTAATCACCTAGGCGTCTACTCGGCTTGCGCTGGATTTGTCGAAGGGGTAATAGTGGCTGGTATGGCACTGACGGGCGGTTTTGCCAAGAACGCCGTTGTTGCCGTTTCCAGTCACCACGACGCAGCTGAGCGGCAGTATCGGTTTCCCACCGAGTTAGGTGTTCAGCGCCCGCTTTGGGCCCAGTGGACCGTTACCGGGGCTGGGGCTGCCTTTCTGGAATTTCCTGCCCGGGACTCCCTGCGGGTGGTGAGGGCTACCATCGGCCGGGTGGTGGACTATGGGGTTAGGGATGCGTACAATATGGGTTCAGCCATGGCACCGGCGGCGGCCGATACCATCCAAGCCCACCTCCGGGACTTTGACCTAACCGCAGATTACTACGACCTAATCCTAACCGGCGATTTAGGCCACGTTGGCTTGACGGTGCTTCGGGAATTGCTGACACGCCGTGGAATCTCCATCGGTAGAGGGCTCGATGATTGTGGGGTGATGATCTACGATCGGGAGCGGCAGGACGTGCATTCCGGCGGTAGTGGCTTGGGATGTGCTGCCGCGGTGTTCAATTCCTACATCGTTAAGCAGTTTCGTCAAGGCCGGTGGAAAAAAGTCCTCTTGGTGGCCACCGGTGCCCTCCACAGCCCCGTTCGAGTTAAGCAAAGTGAAAGCATTCCGGCAATTGCCCATGCCATTGGGGTCGAGGTTATAGGAGGTTGA
- a CDS encoding dodecin domain-containing protein, with protein MAVTKIVELVGESKVGWEDAVRCAVKTASRTIRNITGVHVLNMTGNVNDAGEIVEYKADIEIAFLVDGTDD; from the coding sequence TTGGCAGTCACCAAGATAGTGGAGCTGGTTGGTGAATCGAAGGTGGGTTGGGAAGACGCAGTCAGATGTGCCGTCAAGACTGCTTCACGAACGATTCGCAACATTACCGGTGTCCACGTACTCAATATGACGGGAAATGTCAATGATGCCGGCGAGATCGTGGAATACAAAGCGGACATCGAAATCGCCTTTCTTGTCGATGGTACCGATGATTAA
- a CDS encoding SpoVA/SpoVAEb family sporulation membrane protein, producing MAFLVGGAICALGQVLFDTTKLTMAHIMVLFVVAGSVLTGLGIYDNLVRIAGAGATTPVSNFGFVLTKGILTHLERDGWYGLLSGVFEFAGAAIAATMLFGFAAAVIFKPKG from the coding sequence ATGGCTTTTCTCGTCGGCGGAGCAATCTGTGCCTTGGGCCAGGTACTCTTTGACACTACGAAGTTAACAATGGCCCATATCATGGTGTTATTCGTGGTGGCGGGTTCGGTGCTGACCGGCTTAGGCATCTATGACAATTTGGTTCGCATCGCCGGGGCTGGAGCTACTACCCCGGTATCTAACTTTGGCTTTGTGTTGACTAAGGGAATACTGACCCACCTAGAACGAGATGGATGGTATGGACTGCTTTCCGGTGTCTTCGAGTTTGCCGGGGCGGCCATTGCGGCCACGATGCTTTTTGGATTCGCCGCGGCGGTGATTTTCAAACCTAAGGGATAG